In one Thermodesulfobacteriota bacterium genomic region, the following are encoded:
- a CDS encoding TIGR03560 family F420-dependent LLM class oxidoreductase codes for MPAIDFGVVLRQQKIEFSEIRDAAELCDELGYHSVWFYDHLLGQGGLDLDIYEAWTLMSALSAVTKNVRLGTMVLCSAFRPPSLLAKMASTLDVVSGGRLEFAIGAGWFEPEFRAYGYDFPDTRARVEELSEAAAIIKSMWAEEKPSFSGRYHSIEGAYCNPKPVQKPHPPIIIGGSGERYLLGVVAELADEWNCPASSALEYERKIAALKKHCADIGRDPSGIRISQQTVCVLARSESELPEKLEKAQRRYGFFGDIEKIGIVGTPERCISKIRENEKKGVTKYTIFFSDVMNPETLRLFAKEVMPAFK; via the coding sequence ATGCCGGCAATAGACTTCGGAGTCGTCCTCCGTCAGCAGAAAATAGAATTCTCCGAGATAAGGGATGCGGCCGAGCTGTGCGACGAGCTCGGATACCATTCCGTCTGGTTTTACGATCACCTCCTCGGGCAGGGCGGGCTCGACCTCGACATATATGAGGCGTGGACGCTCATGTCCGCGCTTTCCGCCGTAACGAAGAACGTCAGGCTCGGGACGATGGTCCTTTGCAGCGCCTTCAGGCCCCCTTCCCTTCTGGCGAAGATGGCCTCGACGCTCGACGTCGTAAGTGGCGGGAGGCTCGAATTCGCTATCGGGGCAGGCTGGTTCGAGCCCGAGTTCAGGGCATACGGCTACGATTTTCCGGATACGCGGGCCAGGGTAGAGGAGCTCTCGGAAGCGGCGGCGATAATAAAGTCCATGTGGGCCGAGGAAAAGCCGAGCTTCAGCGGCAGATATCACTCCATAGAGGGCGCGTACTGTAATCCGAAGCCCGTGCAGAAGCCCCATCCGCCCATCATAATCGGCGGGTCGGGGGAAAGATATTTACTCGGAGTAGTAGCCGAGCTTGCGGACGAATGGAACTGCCCCGCGAGCAGCGCGCTCGAGTACGAGCGAAAGATCGCCGCCCTTAAGAAGCACTGTGCGGACATCGGGCGGGACCCGTCCGGGATAAGGATATCGCAGCAGACGGTTTGCGTACTCGCGCGGAGCGAATCCGAGCTCCCGGAAAAACTGGAGAAAGCACAGAGGCGCTACGGGTTCTTCGGAGATATCGAGAAGATAGGAATAGTCGGGACCCCGGAGCGGTGCATATCGAAAATCCGCGAGAACGAAAAGAAGGGCGTAACGAAATACACCATCTTCTTCTCGGACGTTATGAACCCCGAAACGCTTCGCCTCTTCGCAAAAGAGGTCATGCCGGCCTTTAAGTAG
- a CDS encoding peptidylprolyl isomerase yields the protein MKLGNIDFYAGMSGLAVKLLLVAVLVPAMLVTVACKQKDNSAQNTAQSAPAGDTSETQGGNPVVIISTSKGDIKVELLKNEAPVTVENFLSYVNDGFYDGTIFHRVIPNFMIQGGGFTSDFAQKPTKAPIKNEANNGLKNDRGTLAMARTQVVDSATSQFFINVVDNDFLNNGARDFGYAVFGKVIDGMDVVDAIAAVPTSNKGMHGDVPTEDVVIESVKVVE from the coding sequence ATGAAGCTCGGAAATATCGACTTTTATGCAGGTATGTCGGGCCTTGCCGTAAAACTTCTTTTGGTGGCGGTTCTCGTGCCGGCGATGCTGGTTACCGTGGCCTGCAAGCAAAAGGATAATTCCGCGCAGAATACGGCGCAAAGCGCTCCTGCCGGGGATACGAGCGAAACACAAGGAGGCAATCCGGTGGTAATAATATCCACGTCCAAAGGTGACATAAAGGTCGAGCTCTTGAAGAACGAGGCTCCTGTAACGGTCGAGAATTTTCTCTCCTACGTAAACGACGGATTTTACGACGGCACTATTTTTCACAGGGTCATCCCCAATTTTATGATACAGGGCGGCGGGTTCACGTCCGACTTCGCCCAGAAGCCTACGAAGGCCCCGATCAAGAACGAGGCCAATAACGGGCTCAAGAACGACAGGGGCACGCTTGCGATGGCCCGTACGCAGGTCGTCGACAGCGCAACGTCGCAGTTCTTCATAAACGTCGTCGACAACGATTTCCTCAACAACGGCGCAAGAGACTTCGGATATGCCGTCTTCGGGAAGGTAATAGACGGCATGGATGTGGTTGACGCCATAGCCGCGGTCCCCACGAGCAACAAGGGCATGCACGGCGACGTTCCCACCGAAGACGTGGTTATCGAATCCGT